Part of the Propionimicrobium sp. PCR01-08-3 genome, CGCAGATCTGCACGTCCGGAGACTTCACGCACTTCTCGTTCAGTTCCTGCTTGGCCTCATCGCTGAGCAACCGGCCGAGATCGGGACGCAGCAGATACTCGGCGCGGTCATCGACACGAGTGTGCACCGTGAAAAGGTTGAACTTGTCTTTGACCTCGTCGGTCACCACACCGTAGATCGCGTCCTGAGTGACACCATGGTCGGCCTGGAAGAGCAGCATGGTCTGGGTCTTCGGACGAGGACCCGCGCGACCAACCCCCAACCGGGCGCTGGTCGAATCCATCAGATCACGCAGGCCCTCGGGATCGGCGGGATCGTCGACCAGCATTGCGTGACGTGGGCCCTCCAACGTGGGGTCCGCGAGGTCGATAACCAGATCGCCGCCCTCGTTCGACACCTTGGAGGTCTGGGGCGCGGTGGCCGCGTCATGGGGCTCGAGGCCCTCGGTCTTCAGTTCCGCCAGGACGCGGGCAACGATTTCCTCAATACTCTGGCTCATCTCATTCACCTCTGCAGGAAGATGGACGCGTCGCCGGCCTTGTCAGTGAGCCGTCCATTCGCCCACAACCCCATCTCTTCCATCCACTTCTCGAACTCGGGCAGTGGGCTCATGTCGAGTGCCTGCCTGATAGCCGGAGCATCGTGGAAGCTGGTCGTTTGATAGCTCAGCATCGCGTCGTCCCCCATCGGAATGCCCATGATGAAGTTGATGCCGGCAGCGGCAAGCAGCACGGCAAGATTGTCGTTACTGTTCTGGTCGGATCTCGCGTGATTGGTGTAGCAGACGTCACAACCCATCGAGATGCCCGCGAGTTTGCCCATGAAGTGGTCCTCGAGGCCGGCGCGGATGATCTGCACCGAGTCATACAGATACTCTGGACCGATGAAGCCGACCACGGTATTCACCTGGTAGGGATGCCAACGGCGGGCGATTGCGTAGTTGCGAGCTTCAAGCACTAGCTGATCGCCACCATTGTGCGCATCGGCGGACAATGCCGATCCTTGGCCGGTTTCGAAGTACATGTAATTCGGGCCCGAGGTCCAGCAGTACCTTTTTGCCAGACCATAAGCCTCGTCGAGCAGTCCGACAGAAATGCCGAAGCTCTCCATGGCCTTCTGCGAGCCTGCGATGGACTGGAAGATCAGACCTGCCGGAGCTCCCTGCCGCAGACATTCCATCTGCGTGGTGACGTGAGCCAGTACACAGTTCTGGGTCGGAACCTGCCACTTTTGAATGACGTTGTAGGTCATCTCGAGCAGTCGGCTCACCGAGCCGACTGTGTCGTCGGACGGGTTGATGCCGATGACCGAGTCACCCGAGCCGTAAGAAAGGCCTTCGTAAGTGGCTGCCTGGATGCCCTCGACCGAGTCGGTCGGATGGTTCGGCTGAAGTCTGGAACCAATGGTGCCGGGCAGACCCATCGTGTTCTGGCAATGGGTGACGTTGCGGATCTTCTTCGCCCCAACGATCAGATCGAGATTGCCCATCAATTTGGTGACACCGGCAATCATCTCACCTGTCAACGAGTTACTCACCCGGTGCAGATCTGCACCGGTGGTGTGGTTGGAGAGGATCCACTCGCGGAAGTCGCCGACCGTCCAGCCCTTGATATCGTTGTAGATTGTCTCGTTGAGAGCATCATCGATCGCACGGGTGACTTCGTCCTCGTCGTAAGGCACCACCGGATTTTCACGCAGCACGCTCAAGGGGACTTGCGCCAGCACCTCACGTGCGGCAACGCGCTCCGCGGCAGAGATCGCCGCGATGCCTGCCTGCTGGTCACCAGATTTTTCTTCATTGGCTTTCGCCAACAATTCCTTGATGTCAGCGAACTCGTAGGTATGCCCGAAAAGTTTCGTCCGCAACAACATCACTTCACCCCCTGATTTCGATGATCCACGGTCATGCTCCCTTGTTATGCGGGTTTCCCATACCCTTTACCGGCAAATAGATCACCGGTGCGCGTCTGTTCATTCGCCCGAAATCTTGTGGAAGACTTCATGAATAGACGTGGTTGTAATTTCTCGATCTATCCAAGCATCTGCACAGCTGCCTTATTTCGATTGCCGCCCCTTTGGCATGTCTCGGCCCCCGCTTATTCGGGACCGATTTACGAGTTCAGCTCTTTCTGAAAGTGGTTTCGCCGCCGACCTCGAGAGAATCGAGGATCGCCATGATGACGGCATCAACGGGCGCGTCGGTAGTCAGATCGGTGTGCCGCCCAGCACTACCTTCACTGATCAAGACCAGTTCACCCTCACCCGCGCCAATGCCATCGACCGCCACGAATGGCTTACCCTCAAGCTCATCATTGACGGATGTTTCTCGCACTACCAGCAACT contains:
- the eutC gene encoding ethanolamine ammonia-lyase subunit EutC, which codes for MSQSIEEIVARVLAELKTEGLEPHDAATAPQTSKVSNEGGDLVIDLADPTLEGPRHAMLVDDPADPEGLRDLMDSTSARLGVGRAGPRPKTQTMLLFQADHGVTQDAIYGVVTDEVKDKFNLFTVHTRVDDRAEYLLRPDLGRLLSDEAKQELNEKCVKSPDVQICVADGLSAAAIDNNLGDIYPVIEQGLKSAGLSMGTPFFIENARVGVMNDINAIIKAKVLILLIGERPGLGIADAMSAYMGFDPQPGKSDADRDLICMITTHGGTNPLEAGAYIVEFIKRMIQYSASGVKLREVAGS
- a CDS encoding ethanolamine ammonia-lyase subunit EutB, yielding MLLRTKLFGHTYEFADIKELLAKANEEKSGDQQAGIAAISAAERVAAREVLAQVPLSVLRENPVVPYDEDEVTRAIDDALNETIYNDIKGWTVGDFREWILSNHTTGADLHRVSNSLTGEMIAGVTKLMGNLDLIVGAKKIRNVTHCQNTMGLPGTIGSRLQPNHPTDSVEGIQAATYEGLSYGSGDSVIGINPSDDTVGSVSRLLEMTYNVIQKWQVPTQNCVLAHVTTQMECLRQGAPAGLIFQSIAGSQKAMESFGISVGLLDEAYGLAKRYCWTSGPNYMYFETGQGSALSADAHNGGDQLVLEARNYAIARRWHPYQVNTVVGFIGPEYLYDSVQIIRAGLEDHFMGKLAGISMGCDVCYTNHARSDQNSNDNLAVLLAAAGINFIMGIPMGDDAMLSYQTTSFHDAPAIRQALDMSPLPEFEKWMEEMGLWANGRLTDKAGDASIFLQR
- a CDS encoding EutN/CcmL family microcompartment protein, with amino-acid sequence MRIARVVGSAVSTIKVDTLRGNKLLVVRETSVNDELEGKPFVAVDGIGAGEGELVLISEGSAGRHTDLTTDAPVDAVIMAILDSLEVGGETTFRKS